The following coding sequences lie in one Silene latifolia isolate original U9 population chromosome 5, ASM4854445v1, whole genome shotgun sequence genomic window:
- the LOC141656977 gene encoding DNA-dependent metalloprotease WSS1-like: MQVGDLNKVWEIKVLKRKPRQDEAQKFLERIAKQVQPIMRKHNWRVKVLSEMYPKRKELLGLNVGAGIEVKLALRRPNNELEFNPFDEVLDTMLHELCHNAHAPHNASFYKLWDQLRKECEELMAKGIIGTGEGFDLPGKRLGGFSRQPPLSSLRKTALDAAENRQKLNSILPSGPLRIGGDKSIMTALSPVQAAAMAAERRFQDEIWCASASNGVDIEGESNSDLFETIALDRQSQSVPGSSSSVSETSRKRSNTGNGGNLMGLTSDINSTSNSVHEVGHGKRSRGSDISEPNRVSSSENKHDESVMWTCEKCTLLNPALALICEACETLKPKDMSVKYKFWNCRFCTLENSVSLDKCSACDQWRYSRGGPLSALPPNLGT; the protein is encoded by the exons ATGCAAGTGGGTGATTTGAATAAAGTGTGGGAAATAAAAGTACTGAAAAGAAAACCAAGACAAGATGAAGCACAGAAGTTTTTGGAGCGGATTGCAAAACAAGTGCAGCCCATTATGCGTAAACATAATTGGCGTGTCAAAGTTCTCTCTGAAATGTA TCCTAAGAGGAAGGAACTTTTGGGATTGAATGTTGGTGCTGGAATTGAGGTGAAGTTGGCGCTTCGAAGGCCTAATAATGAGTTGGAGTTCAACCCATTTGATGAAGTTCTAGATACAATGCTACATGAGCTTTGCCATAATGCCCATGCTCCTCATAATGCCAGCTTCTATAAGCTTTGGGATCAACTTAGAAAG GAATGTGAAGAGTTGATGGCCAAGGGAATAATTGGCACAGGGGAAGGATTCGATTTGCCAGGCAAACGGTTAGGCGGTTTCTCTCGACAACCACCTCTTTCTTCCCTTCGCAAAACAGCACTTGATGCAGCAGAAAATAGACAAAAGCTGAATTCTATTTTACCATCCGGGCCTTTACGTATTGGTGGTGATAAGAGCATAATGACCGCTTTAAGTCCTGTTCAAGCTGCTGCTATGGCAGCTGAAAGGAGATTTCAGGACGAAATATGGTGTGCATCGGCTTCTAATGGAGTAGATATTGAAGGAGAGAGCAATTCTGATTTATTTGAAACAATAGCATTGGATAGGCAAAGTCAAAGTGTCCCTGGTTCAAGTTCCTCTGTTAGTGAGACGTCTCGGAAAAGGAGTAATACTGGCAATGGTGGCAACTTGATGGGTTTAACCAGCGACATTAACTCCACTTCTAACAGTGTTCATGAAGTAGGGCACGGCAAAAGGTCCCGTGGCAGTGATATTTCTGAACCCAACAGGGTTAGCTCATCTGAAAACAAGCATGATGAGTCTGTCATGTGGACTTGTGAAAAATGCACGCTGTTGAATCCC GCATTGGCTCTAATTTGTGAAGCGTGTGAAACTCTGAAGCCGAAAGATATGTCAGTGAAATATAAATTTTGGAATTGTAGATTCTGTACATTAGAAAATAGCGTAAGCTTAGACAAATGCTCAGCTTGCGACCAATGGAGATATTCTCGAGGTGGTCCTTTGTCGGCTTTGCCTCCTAATCTTGGCACTTGA
- the LOC141656976 gene encoding uncharacterized protein LOC141656976 — protein sequence MKLRYAMVCSSNQNRSMESHFVLKKQGFDVSSYGTGTQVKLPGPSIREPNVYDFGTPYKQMYEELRRKDPELYKRNGILPMLKRNLSVKLAPQRWQDNADDGSFDVVFTFEERVFDMVAEDLHNRDQVLMKPVAVINLEVKDNHEEAAIGARLTLDLCQELETTEYWEDSIDDIISAFERKHRRKIFYTISFY from the exons ATGAAGCTGAGGTATGCAATGGTGTGTTCGTCGAACCAGAACAGGAGTATGGAGTCTCATTTTGTGCTGAAAAAACAAGGGTTTGATGTCTCATCGTATGGCACTGGTACCCAAGTCAAGCTTCCTGGACCTTCCATTAGAGAACCCAATGTCTATGATTTTGGTACTCCATATAAGCAGATGTATGAGGAGCTTCGTCGTAAAGATCCTGAATT ATACAAACGCAATGGCATTTTGCCAATGCTGAAACGAAATCTATCTGTCAAGCTTGCTCCTCAACGCTGGCAAGACAATGCTGATGACGGCTCTTTCGATGTGGTATTTACATTTGAAGAGAGGGTTTTTGACATGGTTGCTGAAG ACCTGCACAACCGTGATCAAGTTCTTATGAAGCCTGTTGCAGTCATCAATCTTGAGGTGAAAGACAACCATGAAGAGGCAGCTATTGGTGCTCGCCTTACTCTTGATTTGTGCCAGGAG CTTGAAACAACTGAATATTGGGAGGATAGCATCGATGACATTATTTCCGCCTTTGAGAGAAAACACAGAAGAAAGATCTTCTACACCATTTCATTTTACTGA